One segment of Bombus pascuorum chromosome 6, iyBomPasc1.1, whole genome shotgun sequence DNA contains the following:
- the LOC132907768 gene encoding BET1 homolog produces MRRIHSNYAYEPVPTTSSHGDLEDENERMTDHLKDKIHALKSLSIDIGNEVEYQDKMLRGMDEDVERTSGSLTNAVTRVLRLSKGSHTYYILYLMLFSIFVFFILWVTVKFF; encoded by the exons ATGCGAAGGATTCATTCAA ATTATGCCTATGAACCAGTACCAACTACATCGAGCCATGGAGATTTGGAAGATGAGAATGAAAGAATGACAGATCATTTGAAAGACAAAATTCATGCCCTAAAGTCACTGTCGATTGACATTGGAAATGAAGTAGAATATCAGGATAAAATGCTCCGTGGAATG GATGAAGATGTTGAAAGGACAAGTGGTTCATTAACAAACGCAGTTACACGTGTATTACGTTTATCTAAAGGAAGTCATACTTACTACATCTTATATTTAATGTTGTTTTCAATATTTgtctttttcatattatggGTAACAGTGAAATTCTTTTAA
- the LOC132907752 gene encoding tRNA (guanine(6)-N2)-methyltransferase THUMP3-like: MNEDNESNLRKLFIESLASDNVFIIATTIDTGFEWQAVDECKEKLDKNVKIVKERGKIYFNVYWSQFAQVQEMRSIDNIYIVADVRKFEFSGNSKEADLQLFKDAVHNDMKLEKALNAWKSITGFQGKIYPTTDEYNVAEKDRKLCNTTVTPITVKGRKRGQDPSDTKEDEILRYRVTCERTGKHTFESAEVARAIGGELQDKYLWLVDLSTYYLEVVCKVIDNELITQLRITHESKHHRNIMCFGPTTLRATVCYNLLRLAHPNPGDIIIDPMCGSGSIPIEAALVYSKSYIIGGDNHPKAVHNTKSNIEASSSKCKIDLLHWNVSQLPFKDSFVDIIVTDMPFGKRSGRMMDNRILYKQFLIELGRIMKPLRGRSVLLTYDRRSLSMALQAAGDLFYVTKTLGVNIGGLQAAVYVLKRTDIPYEQFKPKVIKHMMCKKK; encoded by the exons ATGAATGAGGACAACGAATCGAATTTACGAAAGCTTTTCATAGAATCATTAGCGAGcgataatgtttttataatagCAACGACAATAGATACAG GTTTCGAGTGGCAAGCAGTGGATGAAtgcaaagaaaaattagataaaaatgttaagaTCGTTAAGGAACGCGgcaagatttattttaatgtatattgGAGTCAATTCGCacaa GTACAAGAAATGAGATCAATagacaatatttatattgtcgCAGAcgttagaaaatttgaattctcAGGAAATAGCAAAGAAGctgatttacaattatttaaagatgCTGTGCATAATGatatgaaattagaaaaagcTTTGAATGCTTGGAAAAGTATTACTGGTTTTCAAGGGAAAATATATCCAACGACTGATGAATATAATGTAGCAGAAAAAGATCGTAAGCTTTGTAACACAACTGTTACACCAATCACAgttaaaggaagaaaaagagggcAAGATCCATCTGACACTAAGGAAGatgaaatattaagatatagAGTAACATGTGAAAGAACTGGAAAACATACATTTGAATCAGCAGAGGTTGCCAGAGCTATTGGAGGAGAATTGcaagataaatatttgtggCTTGTGGATCTATcaacatattatttagaaGTAGTTTGTAAAGTAATTGACA aTGAATTGATAACACAGTTACGTATTACACATGAATCTAAGCATCATAGGAATATCATGTGTTTTGGACCAACTACGCTTAGAGCAACTGTATGTTATAATTTGTTAAGATTAGCTCATCCTAATCCAGGAGACATAATAATTGACCCCATGTGTGGTAGTGGTTCCATCCCAATTGAG GCAGCTTTAGTATATTCCAAATCTTATATTATTGGAGGGGACAATCATCCAAAAGCTGTACATAACACAAAATCTAACATAGAGGCATCTTCTTCTAAATGTAAAATTGACTTACTACATTGGAATGTTTCACAATTACCTTTTAAAGATTCCTTTGTTGATATTATTGTTACAGATATG CCATTTGGGAAAAGGAGTGGACGAATGATGGATAATAGAATACTTTATAAGCAATTCTTGATAGAGTTAGGACGAATTATGAAACCCTTAAGAGGTCGGAGTGTTTTACTCACTTATGACAGGCGCAGCCTTAGTATG GCTTTACAAGCAGCTGGAGATTTGTTCTATGTAACAAAAACTTTGGGTGTAAATATAGGTGGTCTCCAAGCTGCAGTTTATGTCTTAAAACGAACAGATATACCATATGAACAATTTAAACCGAAAGTTATTAAACACATGATGtgcaaaaagaaataa
- the LOC132907740 gene encoding uncharacterized protein LOC132907740 isoform X2 produces the protein MGVKNFIMKRIPFCKMKAKRKYHGTNTATPAQNNAQTEHAGGDFDNASVGSGNSNLSTGALQNIREQMAVSLERMRELEEQVKAIPMLQVQVSVLKEEKRNLLRQVDELSKTRRYDDSVLHRHRSQSFSEQHDSQRNLRNTATPTRDMGTMCGVMTRDVGVSHQQVRTRDVGMITSTPIKRSLQKSRLQIEEIVPEIKDHSTLFDDRTSSSLDKLYSSDSHDSWRSTLTCKQRLYEDITSEAKMRNRLKRSPLQIETIPPISPKLARDVKKFRDVAVNTRNKSKDLVYSRFVIEDIAPEIKKEAKKRSCGTSTGLNMKDVLTKEDVAVIVDDALRIYKSTLIKDTVSRGCQCTPDPVKIVEKKDQYIQVAEPFKMRTNVGVMVKPRMCEIGIEVRTGPATKTIAVGPDPVATQPLSLHSMNSRSHSFNYGDTQLKRKTTKSVSVMVDDLVRTTVKSTDTSGLAPRKREFGTSPIKKKFTDVSVGESIKPHISISCAANYCDNCKETIKNLAKQIVNNAENNMNHQNTNLVSRIPRPSQIPLNNTIDYRRQFKRQDTYTKIPAGVIRCDSDNKEQYDNNRIQQLQGEKRKDDKSEEIYNTEKQADSEEKHELPESALFQPIQEKPRKKVEPSKEMQAAMKVLNDSFKKSPSKNISHQMKNAINIIQQEWFKVSSTANANPLEVEDYLDCFEECSSTLLQYIVNMTDSSGNTAMHYAVSHGNFDVVSILLDSKVCDINKANVAGYTAVMLAALAEVRNSTHASVANRVFQLADVNIRAKLHGQTALMLAVSHGRKDMTQLLLDAGAAVNIQDEDGSTALMCAAEHGHTDIVRLLLAHPDCDPSIVDIDGSSALKIALEAGNRDIGVLLYAHERVNRGTSPYSSMRRSRRGSKPTTPTGPSPSAPVSPAPSRRIHSSTVPLNTSKYSAK, from the exons ATGGGGGTGAAGAATTTTATCATGAAAAGGATACCCTTCTGCAAGATGAAGGCGAAGAGGAAATACC ATGGAACGAACACGGCCACACCAGCGCAGAACAACGCGCAAACGGAACACGCCGGGGGTGATTTTGACAACGCGAGCGTCGGAAGCGGAAATTCGAATCTCAGCACCGGCGCGCTACAG aacatCAGAGAACAAATGGCAGTATCGTTGGAACGAATGCGGGAGTTGGAAGAACAGGTCAAGGCAATTCCCATGTTACAG GTGCAAGTGTCAGTGctgaaagaagagaaacggaATCTGCTGCGACAAGTGGACGAGCTGAGCAAAACGAGGCGGTACGACGATAGCGTATTGCACAGGCATCGCAGCCAGTCTTTCTCGGAACAACACGACTCACAGCGAAATCTGAGGAACACGGCCACTCCAACGAGAGACATGGGAACGATGTGCGGCGTAATGACACGGGACGTCGGTGTTTCGCACCAACAG GTTCGAACCCGAGATGTCGGCATGATAACGAGCACGCCGATAAAACGATCCTTGCAAAAGAGTCGATTGCAAATCGAAGAAATCGTACCTGAAATTAAAGACCACAGCACATTGTTCGACGATCGAACGTCGTCGAGTCTTGATAAGCTTTACTCGAGCGATTCCCATGACAGTTGGAGATCGACTTTAACCTGTAAGCAACGACTATATGAAGATATAACGTCGGAGGCAAAAATGAGGAATCGCTTGAAGAGGAGCCCACTTCAGATAGAAACGATACCACCTATCAGCCCGAAATTGGCCAGAGATGTAAAGAAATTTCGTGATGTTGCAGTTAACACGAGGAACAAGTCAAAGGATCTTGTATACAGTCGATTTGTGATCGAGGATATAGCAcctgaaataaagaaagaagcgaAGAAAAGATCGTGTGGAACATCGACAGGATTAAACATGAAAGACGTTTTAACGAAAGAAGATGTCGCGGTTATCGTGGATGATGCTCTCAGGATTTATAAGAGtactttaattaaagataCAGTGTCTAGGGGTTGTCAGTGTACCCCAGATCCGGTAAAAATAGTCGAGAAGAAGGATCAGTACATACAGGTGGCGGAACCATTTAAAATGAGAACGAACGTAGGAGTCATGGTCAAGCCAAGGATGTGTGAAATTGGAATCGAGGTTAGAACTGGTCCTGCAACGAAGACCATCGCTGTTGGTCCGGATCCAGTTGCTACTCAGCCGTTATCTTTACATTCGATGAACTCGAGAAGTCATTCGTTTAATTACGGCGATACTCagctaaaaagaaaaactacaAAATCTGTTAGCGTTATGGTAGATGATTTAGTGAGAACCACGGTAAAGAGTACCGACACTTCCGGTCTAGCGCCTAGAAAACGAGAGTTTGGTACTTCgccgataaaaaagaaattcacaGACGTCTCGGTCGGAGAGTCGATCAAACCACACATTTCTATCTCATGCGCTGCTAATTATTGTGATAATTGTAAGGAAACTATAAAGAATTTGGCGAAACAAATTGTCAACAACGCGGAAAATAATATGAATCACCAAAACACGAATCTCGTCTCGAGGATACCGAGGCCGTCTCAAATACCGTTGAACAATACGATAGATTACAGAAGACAATTTAAACGACAGGATACATATACGAAGATACCTGCAGGTGTGATTAGATGTGATTCCGATAACAAGGAACAATATGACAATAATCG TATCCAACAATTGcaaggagagaaaagaaaagatgataaatcagaagaaatatataatacagaaAAACAAGCAGATAGCGAAGAAAAACATGAACTTCCAGAATCCGCATTGTTCCAACCTATACAAGAAAAACCCAGGAAGAAAGTGGAACCATCGAAAGAGATGCAGGCCGCCATGAAAGTTCTTAACGACAGCTTTAAAAAATCTCCTAGTAAAAATATCTCTCATCAAATGAAAAATGCTATTAATATTATCCAACAAGAATGGTTCAAAGTTTCAAGTACAGCAAATGCCAATCCCTTAGAAGTTGAAGATTATCTAGATTGTTTTGAAGAATGTTCAAGTACTTTATTgcaatatattgttaatatgACTGACTCAAGTGGGAACACCGCAATGCATTATGCAGTATCTCATGGAAATTTTGATGTTGTATCTATACTTCTTGATTCAAAAGTTTGCGATATTAACAAAGCAAATGTGGCCGGATACACGGCTGTGATGTTGGCAGCTCTTGCTGAAGTCAGAAATTCCACTCATGCTTCAGTAGCTAACAGGGTATTCCAACTTGCAGATGTTAATATTCGAGCAAAATTA CATGGTCAAACTGCCTTGATGTTGGCAGTATCTCATGGTCGCAAAGACATGACACAGTTACTTCTGGATGCTGGAGCTGCGGTTAACATTCAAGATGAAGATGGCAGTACAGCTTTAATGTGTGCCGCGGAACATGGGCACACGGATATCGTACGATTGTTACTTGCGCATCCAGACTGTGATCCATCGATCGTTGATATAGATGGTAGTTCCGCTCTAAAAATCGCGTTAGAAGCAGGCAATCGAGACATCGGTGTATTACTCTATGCACACGAGCGCGTGAATAGAGGAACAAGTCCATATTCATCGATGAGACGTAGTAGAAGAGGTTCCAAACCAACAACACCTACCGGCCCTTCCCCTTCAGCTCCAGTAAGCCCAGCTCCATCCAGGCGAATTCATTCTTCAACAGTTCCCTTAAACACCTCAAAATATTCtgctaaataa
- the LOC132907753 gene encoding probable ribosome production factor 1, translating to MKLKNLRINPLSRVQREEREEEPSTSGDKTSEVILPSDSNFNHIKCKAVRHQKCLKLMKEKAKAKKEAKKKRIQEGVPKQVPHTLESLREKDETTVSGDLDDEENAELKVDFEHDEFAPFYKHAYEPKVLISFADNPTRKTRIFGRELTRIIPNSISLYRNRSGVKKMVKSAIARNFTDIVIVNEDQCKPNGLLLIHLPDGPTAHFKLSNVKLTVDLKRSHKEISEHRPEVILNNFTTRLGCTIGRMLGALFHYEPEFKGRRVVTFHNQRDYIFFRHHRYQFDMERNKPRLRELGPRFTLKLQSLQHGTFDSKYGEYEWIIQGKRHDMETSRRKFFL from the exons atGAAGCTCAAAAATTTACGAATAAATCCTTTGAGTCGAGTTCAACGAGaggaaagggaagaagaaCCAAGTACTTCAGGAGACAAAACATCAGAGGTTATTTTGCCATCTGACAGCAACTTTAATCACATAAAATGCAAGGCAGTTCGACATCAAAAATGTCTAAAGTTGATGAAAGAGAAAGCAAAGGCCAAAAAAGAAGccaagaagaaaagaattcaaGAAGGTGTTCCAAAACAAGTACCACATACTCTTGAGAGCTTAAGGGAGAAAGATGAAACTACTGTTTCTGGTGATCTTGATGATGAAGAAAATGCAGAGCTTAAAGTCGATTTTGAACATGATGAATTTGCTCCTTTTTATAAGCATGCTTACGAACCTAAAGTTTTGATTAGCTTTGCTGACAATCCGACGAGAAAAACCAGAATTTTTGGCAGAGAATTAACAAGGATAATACCGAATTCTATCTCTTTATATAGAAACCGTTCTGGGGTAAAAAAGATGGTAAAAAGTGCTATAGCAAGGAATTTTACTGACATTGTAATTGTTAATGAAGATCAGTGCAAACCAA atggTTTGTTACTTATTCATTTACCTGATGGACCAACAGCACATTTTAAACTTAGCAATGTTAAATTAACAGTAGATTTAAAACGTAGTCACAAAGAAATTTCTGAACATAGACCAgaagttattttaaataatttcactaCTCGCTTAGGTTGTACAATTGGTAGAATGTTAGGGGCACTGTTTCATTATGAACCTGAATTTAAAGGCAGGAGAGTGGTAACATTCCATAATCAAAGGGACTATATATTCTTCAGGCATCATAG ATATCAATTTGACATGGAAAGGAATAAACCCAGATTGAGAGAGTTAGGACCTCGATTTACCCTAAAATTGCAGTCACTGCAACATGGAACATTTGACAGCAAATATGGAGAATACGAATGGATTATACAAGGAAAAAGACATGATATGGAAACGAGCAGgagaaaatttttcttataa
- the LOC132907740 gene encoding KN motif and ankyrin repeat domain-containing protein 2 isoform X1, whose product MALTVVTSARVFNGNVGTQAYVSGSTGSKCLCCPYGYHIDLDFVRYCEAVAAGSAGDRSSIERRKKRERRRQCQSMEVLLGLVSPALVGIEAELPKIPQEPATTNGVTTLPRSTHDKQECTQVSTALDLSDVVGDFEATLKRSSKSTKTFDKEDRTENDGTNTATPAQNNAQTEHAGGDFDNASVGSGNSNLSTGALQNIREQMAVSLERMRELEEQVKAIPMLQVQVSVLKEEKRNLLRQVDELSKTRRYDDSVLHRHRSQSFSEQHDSQRNLRNTATPTRDMGTMCGVMTRDVGVSHQQVRTRDVGMITSTPIKRSLQKSRLQIEEIVPEIKDHSTLFDDRTSSSLDKLYSSDSHDSWRSTLTCKQRLYEDITSEAKMRNRLKRSPLQIETIPPISPKLARDVKKFRDVAVNTRNKSKDLVYSRFVIEDIAPEIKKEAKKRSCGTSTGLNMKDVLTKEDVAVIVDDALRIYKSTLIKDTVSRGCQCTPDPVKIVEKKDQYIQVAEPFKMRTNVGVMVKPRMCEIGIEVRTGPATKTIAVGPDPVATQPLSLHSMNSRSHSFNYGDTQLKRKTTKSVSVMVDDLVRTTVKSTDTSGLAPRKREFGTSPIKKKFTDVSVGESIKPHISISCAANYCDNCKETIKNLAKQIVNNAENNMNHQNTNLVSRIPRPSQIPLNNTIDYRRQFKRQDTYTKIPAGVIRCDSDNKEQYDNNRIQQLQGEKRKDDKSEEIYNTEKQADSEEKHELPESALFQPIQEKPRKKVEPSKEMQAAMKVLNDSFKKSPSKNISHQMKNAINIIQQEWFKVSSTANANPLEVEDYLDCFEECSSTLLQYIVNMTDSSGNTAMHYAVSHGNFDVVSILLDSKVCDINKANVAGYTAVMLAALAEVRNSTHASVANRVFQLADVNIRAKLHGQTALMLAVSHGRKDMTQLLLDAGAAVNIQDEDGSTALMCAAEHGHTDIVRLLLAHPDCDPSIVDIDGSSALKIALEAGNRDIGVLLYAHERVNRGTSPYSSMRRSRRGSKPTTPTGPSPSAPVSPAPSRRIHSSTVPLNTSKYSAK is encoded by the exons TGGGGACGCAGGCCTACGTTTCCGGTTCGACAGGCTCGAAGTGTCTTTGCTGCCCTTACGGCTACCACATCGACCTGGACTTCGTGCGATATTGCGAGGCGGTTGCAGCAGGAAGTGCCGGCGACAGGTCTAGCATcgaaagacgaaagaaaagagaacgtCGAAGGCAATGTCAGTCGATGGAGGTTCTCCTGGGTCTG GTGAGTCCAGCTCTCGTCGGAATAGAGGCTGAATTACCGAAAATACCACAGGAACCTGCTACAACGAATGGCGTGACGACTCTGCCGAGGTCAACCCACGATAAGCAAGAGTGCACGCAAGTATCAACGGCTCTCGACCTCAGCGACGTGGTGGGCGATTTCGAGGCGACCTTGAAACGTTCCTCCAAATCCACCAAGACTTTCGATAAAGAAGATCGCACAGAGAACG ATGGAACGAACACGGCCACACCAGCGCAGAACAACGCGCAAACGGAACACGCCGGGGGTGATTTTGACAACGCGAGCGTCGGAAGCGGAAATTCGAATCTCAGCACCGGCGCGCTACAG aacatCAGAGAACAAATGGCAGTATCGTTGGAACGAATGCGGGAGTTGGAAGAACAGGTCAAGGCAATTCCCATGTTACAG GTGCAAGTGTCAGTGctgaaagaagagaaacggaATCTGCTGCGACAAGTGGACGAGCTGAGCAAAACGAGGCGGTACGACGATAGCGTATTGCACAGGCATCGCAGCCAGTCTTTCTCGGAACAACACGACTCACAGCGAAATCTGAGGAACACGGCCACTCCAACGAGAGACATGGGAACGATGTGCGGCGTAATGACACGGGACGTCGGTGTTTCGCACCAACAG GTTCGAACCCGAGATGTCGGCATGATAACGAGCACGCCGATAAAACGATCCTTGCAAAAGAGTCGATTGCAAATCGAAGAAATCGTACCTGAAATTAAAGACCACAGCACATTGTTCGACGATCGAACGTCGTCGAGTCTTGATAAGCTTTACTCGAGCGATTCCCATGACAGTTGGAGATCGACTTTAACCTGTAAGCAACGACTATATGAAGATATAACGTCGGAGGCAAAAATGAGGAATCGCTTGAAGAGGAGCCCACTTCAGATAGAAACGATACCACCTATCAGCCCGAAATTGGCCAGAGATGTAAAGAAATTTCGTGATGTTGCAGTTAACACGAGGAACAAGTCAAAGGATCTTGTATACAGTCGATTTGTGATCGAGGATATAGCAcctgaaataaagaaagaagcgaAGAAAAGATCGTGTGGAACATCGACAGGATTAAACATGAAAGACGTTTTAACGAAAGAAGATGTCGCGGTTATCGTGGATGATGCTCTCAGGATTTATAAGAGtactttaattaaagataCAGTGTCTAGGGGTTGTCAGTGTACCCCAGATCCGGTAAAAATAGTCGAGAAGAAGGATCAGTACATACAGGTGGCGGAACCATTTAAAATGAGAACGAACGTAGGAGTCATGGTCAAGCCAAGGATGTGTGAAATTGGAATCGAGGTTAGAACTGGTCCTGCAACGAAGACCATCGCTGTTGGTCCGGATCCAGTTGCTACTCAGCCGTTATCTTTACATTCGATGAACTCGAGAAGTCATTCGTTTAATTACGGCGATACTCagctaaaaagaaaaactacaAAATCTGTTAGCGTTATGGTAGATGATTTAGTGAGAACCACGGTAAAGAGTACCGACACTTCCGGTCTAGCGCCTAGAAAACGAGAGTTTGGTACTTCgccgataaaaaagaaattcacaGACGTCTCGGTCGGAGAGTCGATCAAACCACACATTTCTATCTCATGCGCTGCTAATTATTGTGATAATTGTAAGGAAACTATAAAGAATTTGGCGAAACAAATTGTCAACAACGCGGAAAATAATATGAATCACCAAAACACGAATCTCGTCTCGAGGATACCGAGGCCGTCTCAAATACCGTTGAACAATACGATAGATTACAGAAGACAATTTAAACGACAGGATACATATACGAAGATACCTGCAGGTGTGATTAGATGTGATTCCGATAACAAGGAACAATATGACAATAATCG TATCCAACAATTGcaaggagagaaaagaaaagatgataaatcagaagaaatatataatacagaaAAACAAGCAGATAGCGAAGAAAAACATGAACTTCCAGAATCCGCATTGTTCCAACCTATACAAGAAAAACCCAGGAAGAAAGTGGAACCATCGAAAGAGATGCAGGCCGCCATGAAAGTTCTTAACGACAGCTTTAAAAAATCTCCTAGTAAAAATATCTCTCATCAAATGAAAAATGCTATTAATATTATCCAACAAGAATGGTTCAAAGTTTCAAGTACAGCAAATGCCAATCCCTTAGAAGTTGAAGATTATCTAGATTGTTTTGAAGAATGTTCAAGTACTTTATTgcaatatattgttaatatgACTGACTCAAGTGGGAACACCGCAATGCATTATGCAGTATCTCATGGAAATTTTGATGTTGTATCTATACTTCTTGATTCAAAAGTTTGCGATATTAACAAAGCAAATGTGGCCGGATACACGGCTGTGATGTTGGCAGCTCTTGCTGAAGTCAGAAATTCCACTCATGCTTCAGTAGCTAACAGGGTATTCCAACTTGCAGATGTTAATATTCGAGCAAAATTA CATGGTCAAACTGCCTTGATGTTGGCAGTATCTCATGGTCGCAAAGACATGACACAGTTACTTCTGGATGCTGGAGCTGCGGTTAACATTCAAGATGAAGATGGCAGTACAGCTTTAATGTGTGCCGCGGAACATGGGCACACGGATATCGTACGATTGTTACTTGCGCATCCAGACTGTGATCCATCGATCGTTGATATAGATGGTAGTTCCGCTCTAAAAATCGCGTTAGAAGCAGGCAATCGAGACATCGGTGTATTACTCTATGCACACGAGCGCGTGAATAGAGGAACAAGTCCATATTCATCGATGAGACGTAGTAGAAGAGGTTCCAAACCAACAACACCTACCGGCCCTTCCCCTTCAGCTCCAGTAAGCCCAGCTCCATCCAGGCGAATTCATTCTTCAACAGTTCCCTTAAACACCTCAAAATATTCtgctaaataa